Genomic segment of Clostridium sp. Marseille-P299:
GTTCCAATCCATTTTCAACAAGATATGCATTTGTCTTACTAAAGGGTTTACTTCCAAAGAAACCACGGTAAGAAGATAATGGACTTGGATGAGGTGCTTCCAGTATAAGATGCTTTGGATTTGTTAGCATCTTCTTTTTACTTTGTGCTGGTTTTCCCCACAATATAAAAACAATTGGCTGATCACTTTCATTAACGGCTTTAATTACTGAGTCGGTAAAAATCTCCCATCCTTTCCCATGATGAGAATTTGCTTGATGTGCTCTTACTGTTAACACTGTATTTAGCATCAAAACGCCCTGCTCTGCCCATTTCTTTAAATATCCATTATTCGGTATATAGCATCCTAAGTCATCTTGAAGCTCTTTATATATATTCACTAAAGAAGGTGGTATGTCAACTTGTGGCTTAACAGAAAAGCATAAGCCATGTGCCTGTCCTATATTATGATATGGATCTTGACCTAAGATTACGACTTTTACATTCTTTAATGGGGTATAATGAAACGCGTTAAAGATATCATTGACATCAGGAAAAATCTGATGATTCTTATACTCCTCTTTCACAAAATTGTCTAACTCCTTATAATATGGCTTATTAAACTCTTCACCAATTGCGTCTAACCAATCATTACTAATTTTACACATAAAACTATCCTCTCATATCAAAGATACTTGCTATCCGTATCTTTTTTATTTATAGGAAATTAAAGCAATATGCTTTTGTTCCTACTATAAACGTACACTAACACCTTTATCTCTTAGGTATTCTTTTACTTCCTTTATTTCTAATTCTTTAAAGTGAAACAAAGAAGCAGCCAATGCCGCATCTGCTTTCCCTATGGTTAATGCTTCATAAAAATCCTCAGCCTTTCCAGCTCCACCAGAGGCAATTACAGGAATGGAAACATTCTCTGAAATAATTTTCGTTAATTCTAAATCATATCCGTCTTTTGTACCATCGCAATCCATACTTGTAAGTAAAATCTCACCTGCTCCAAGTTCATTTGCTTTCATCGCCCATTCAACAGCATCAATCCCAATATCAACTCTTCCGCCATTTTTATAAATATTCCAGCCACTATTATCTTCTCGCTTTTTCGCATCAATCGCTACTACAACACACTGGCTTCCAAACTTTAGAGCTGCTTCTGAAATAAGAGTCGGATTTAATATTGCAGCTGTATTTACTGCTATCTTATCTGCTCCTTCTCTTAATATTATTTTAAAATCTTCCACGGTTCGTATACCACCACCAACAGTAAAAGGAATAAAAACTGTTTCTGCAACTCTTCGGACCATATCTAGTTTAATTACTCTTGCATCCGAGGAGGCTGTAATGTCTAAAAAAACAAGTTCATCTGCTCCAGCAAGACCATAAGCCGCTCCAACTTCAACAGGATCCCCTGCGTCCCTTAAATCAACAAAATTTGTACCCTTTACAACACGGCCATTATGAACGTCAAGACATGGTATTATTCTCTTTGTAAACATGACTAGTCTCCTTTCTATGCTAACTTTGCAAAGTTTCTTAAAATTTGTAATCCAACATCTCCACTCTTTTCAGGATGGAATTGACAACCATAAATATTATCCTTCTCCACCGATGCATGGATCACTGTACTGTAATCCGTAGTTGCTGCAACTTCATTTTCATTCTTTGCTTTTAAATAATAAGAGTGAACAAAATAAACATATGGGTTTTGAGGTAAGCCTTGAAACAACTTTGCTCCTTCTCTCACCTCTAGTGAATTCCATCCTATATGTGGAATTTTAAGTTCATTATTCTCTGGAATTTTGACAATCTCTCCTTCAAGAATTGAGAGCCCTTTTACTCCAACGCTTTCTTCACTGCTTTCAAACAAAAGCTGTAAACCTAAACAAATTCCAAGAAGAGGTGTTCCATTATCTACTACTTTCTTTATCGTATCAACTAGATGATAGCTATGTAATTTATGCATTGCATCACCAAAAGCACCTACACCAGGTAAAATTACTTTGTCAGCACTTAGAATTTCATCTTGATTCCTTGTTATAATTGCTTCTTCCCCTATATGTAGAAATGCTTTTTCTACACTTTTTAAATTCCCTGCATCATAATCAATAATAGCAATCATCTGTCCACGTCCTTTTCAATATTTTAGTTAATAAAATGTCATTTGAGTTTTTATTACCTATCATTAAAAAATAAAAGAATAACGAGACTCGGCTCGTTACTCTTTCTATAATAAGTTATTTTGTATAAAAATGCAAGTTGATAGATTATTCTTTTGTAAGTGTAGTTCCCATACGCTCAGCCACAACGTCATATACTTTTAAGCTGTACTTGCTTTGATCTTCTATATTAATTAATTTCATTGCCTCTTTTTCTGACACCATAAACACTGTATCTAACTCTTTTATAATTTTCTCCCTGACATAATTTAAATCATTTTCAATGCCAAGTTCTTCTGCAAGAGCTATATACTTATCATAACGTTTTAAACCTTTTAACAGTGAATCTAGTGCTTCTGGATATTGCTCAATTTGATAATAATGATTATAAGAATTCAATTGCTTATTAACAAACATTACTGTCATAATCTTATCATAAATTTCAATATCTTCATCCTTTATGTGAATACCATAAACATTGTAATAAGCATCGTTGTATTTTTGAGCATCGAAGTATTTCGTTGCATCACGAATGCTTATTGTATATGTATAAATATTAGTTCCTACTACAACTACTACCGCAAAAATTGCAAAGAGTAAAAATACAATGGAAGCACCTATGCGATTAACTCTACCCTCATTTTCATCAATTTCATCTAATATACTTTGTAGCTCCAACTCTTTTTTAGTTTTAGCTTCCTTTTTTGCTTTAATTTTTTCATCTTTTTTCTTTGCTGCAGCTAGTTTAGCAGCTTTTTTGTTCGCCGCTTTCTCTTGCTCTTTTTTCTTCTTATCTAGCTTTTCTTGTTTTTTCTTTGCGATCTTTTCTTCTTTTAGCTTCTCTTTTGCCTCTACAGCATCGATTGCTTGTTGCTTTAATTGATCAATTTCTTCTTGGCTGCGTTCCTCTTTTACATTTCCAAAGATGGACTTTAGAACACTTTTATTCTTAGTGTTTTTTTTCAAATCATTCTTTGAATCTTTTACTTTCTCAGTACTCTTCTTTTCTGTTTCTGACTCTGGATCTGCTTGCATCATATCAATATCTGGTATTAATTTAAGCAATTCATCATCAATTTGAACGTCCTCTAAATCCGCATCATCAAGGCTTGTTACTGCACTCAAAGCATCTGAAAAAACATCGCCAACATCGTGTGATTTATTAATTTCAAAATCATCTTGGAAATTGTCAATCGCAAATATATCTTCATTCTCCATTAAGTCAGGATGGTCCATTTTAATATCATCGAATATGTTATCACTTGTTGAGCTATTATTATTCATAGCATTTAACAATTCCATGATATCTTGCTCTTCATCCTTAACTCTTAAGTCATCAATTTCATTATCGTTAAAACTATCATTCTTCATTCCACTTACGCCCTTTTTCGTATAATCAGCCTCTTGAAGGAGTTCGTTCATTTCATCCATTGATGTATCCTGACTATCTAGATACATTAATTCATTTAAATTATCAAGATTAAGTTCACTTTCATGATCGGATTTTTCTGACAAACACTTATCACAATATTCATCATCCTCTGGAATAACAGTATTGCACGCCTTACATGTATTCATATGTTCTCCTATTACATACCGCGATCGTATTAAGTGCGATACTGTATTCTATTTTAATAATAACTTATCCAATGTATCAACAAGCTGTCCTATTTCAGGTTTTGATAATTGTGCATCTGCACCAAGTGACTCTCCTTTTCTTCTCATCTCTGCATTAATGAGGGAGGAAAAAATAACAACTGGAATTTGCTTAAGAACAGGATCTTCTTTAATAAGCTTTGTTAGTCTATGCCCATCCATCTGTGGCATCTCTATGTCTGAAATAACTAATGAAACCTTATCAAGCAGGTTCTCCTCATCTCTAAATTCATTCAATTTTTCCCAAGCTTCCTGTCCATTCATAGTAGTTATAATATTTTCGTAGCCTGATTTAATTAAACTATCATGTATTAAATGACTAAGAAGTGGAGAATCTTCTGCAATTAAGATTGGTTTATGAACTCTTTGTCTATTTTGTTTTCCCTCAACATCAGAAACTTTCAATCCGGTTTCAGGGCTTATATCTGTAACAATTTTTTCAAAATCCAAGATTAAAATCAAATCATCATTCAATTTTACGATACCTGTTGCAACACTATTTCCTGCATGATTTAGTGTAGCATCCGGTTTTTTAATATCTTCCCAGCTTACTCTATGAATACCTAATACACGATCCACATGAAATGCTACATTTATTTGATTAAAATATGTAATGATATACATATCTTGAGACGTATCCTCTTTTTGTGGTAATCCCAATGTCTTTGTTAAATCTACAATTGTAATGATATAATCCCTTGGCATAAAGATTCCTTCAATAAAAGGATGAGCATTGGGTACAGGCGTGGATTTTTTATATGGTATAATCTCCTTTACCTTTGCTACATTTATTCCATAATGATTATTCCCTACCATAAACTCCAGAATCTCTAATTCATTTGTTCCACTTTCTAGTAAAATTCCCTTGTCCATGTACAAACCTCCTATGTACGTTTTGCAATTTATCTATATTTATCACTACAATATTTTCAATTATAATTTCAGGTTGTTATAATAATTTCAATTATAGTATATACAAACATATTATACAAATAATTTATCGACATATATCGTCATATCATTAATATGTTTAAACAATTTCTTAAAAACTTTATATTTTATAATTAGACAAATTGATTCCTCATGAAATAATTTTGGAATTAATTAATTACCACTATTAATTTTTCCCTTTATTATCTATACTACTGTTGAAAGGTGGATTATAATATGCAAAAGAAATTTACAGCAATTATACAGCAACACGAAGGCATTAATGGTGCTTACATTGAGATTCCTTTTGATGTAAACGAAGTATTCGGAGCGAAAAGAGTAAAGGTTCTTGCCACGTTTGACGGAGTTCCTTATCGTGGCTCTATTGTAAGAATGAATAACTGCTATATGATTGGAATACCACAGGCAATACGTAAAAAAATTGTGAAAGACTTTGGTGCAAGTATTGTAGTTACTATAGAAAAGGATGAAGAAGAACGTATCGTTGAAATCCCTGATGAATTTCAAGCATTACTCGATAAAGAACCAAAAGCTAAGGAAACTTATGCTCAATTATCTTTTACAGGAAAAAAAGAGTATATCCGTTGGATTACCGAAGCAAAAAAGCAAGAAACTAGAATAAATAGAATGGAAAAGGCTATTTCATTACTTATAGAAGGAAAGAAATTGCGCTAACGAAATAACACACAAACAGTGAATAACCCTACTAAACAATTTCCATTCCATAAGGAACGCAACGTTATAGTACACTAAGATCTAAAGCTTAAAAAAACTGTGCTAATTTAATAGCACAGCTTTTTTAACTAACAAATCTTATTGGAAAGCAGCTCCAACTTCATTTACCATAAGTAATACAGAAGTTAATCCGCCACCAGCTAAGTACCAAGCTTCTGGATCAAGGCTGATGATTTTATCATTTTTTGCAGCGTTTGTACCATTTACTAATTCATTATTTAGTGTTTCTGTTACGCTTGCAGTACCGCCTACAACTGCAGTACGATCAACAACGAATAAAATATCTGGATTAACGTCTGCAATATATTCATAACTTGCACTTTGTCCATGAGTAGATACTTCAATGTTAGCATCCGCTTGTTTTACTCCAAGTACGTCATGAATAATACCAAAACGTGAACCACTACCGTATGCACTGATATTTCCATCATTTACAAGTACGATTAAACCTGTTTTATCAGATGCATCAACAACTTCTTTTATTTCGGAAATTCTAGTTTCAATTTCTTGTAATTTAGCTTCTGCTTCTGCAGTTTTACCAAATAATGCAGCAATATTATTTACGTTCTTTTCAAAATCTTCCATATAATTTGATGCTTCTAAATCTACGTACACTGTTGGTGCAATTTTATTTAATTCATCATAATAATCGGATTGG
This window contains:
- a CDS encoding uracil-DNA glycosylase, whose translation is MCKISNDWLDAIGEEFNKPYYKELDNFVKEEYKNHQIFPDVNDIFNAFHYTPLKNVKVVILGQDPYHNIGQAHGLCFSVKPQVDIPPSLVNIYKELQDDLGCYIPNNGYLKKWAEQGVLMLNTVLTVRAHQANSHHGKGWEIFTDSVIKAVNESDQPIVFILWGKPAQSKKKMLTNPKHLILEAPHPSPLSSYRGFFGSKPFSKTNAYLVENGLEPIDWQIENI
- the hisH gene encoding imidazole glycerol phosphate synthase subunit HisH; its protein translation is MIAIIDYDAGNLKSVEKAFLHIGEEAIITRNQDEILSADKVILPGVGAFGDAMHKLHSYHLVDTIKKVVDNGTPLLGICLGLQLLFESSEESVGVKGLSILEGEIVKIPENNELKIPHIGWNSLEVREGAKLFQGLPQNPYVYFVHSYYLKAKNENEVAATTDYSTVIHASVEKDNIYGCQFHPEKSGDVGLQILRNFAKLA
- a CDS encoding chemotaxis protein, translated to MDKGILLESGTNELEILEFMVGNNHYGINVAKVKEIIPYKKSTPVPNAHPFIEGIFMPRDYIITIVDLTKTLGLPQKEDTSQDMYIITYFNQINVAFHVDRVLGIHRVSWEDIKKPDATLNHAGNSVATGIVKLNDDLILILDFEKIVTDISPETGLKVSDVEGKQNRQRVHKPILIAEDSPLLSHLIHDSLIKSGYENIITTMNGQEAWEKLNEFRDEENLLDKVSLVISDIEMPQMDGHRLTKLIKEDPVLKQIPVVIFSSLINAEMRRKGESLGADAQLSKPEIGQLVDTLDKLLLK
- a CDS encoding siderophore ABC transporter substrate-binding protein; its protein translation is MKKLFFGLICTSFLLAAVGCGTKNDTNTGATNNGNTVETGNTTNTDNTSDEANNNAQENTQTGNETANAEEFTFVHSKGETTVKLNPSKVVVFDMGILDIMDALGIEAELAAPVTSVPEYLSKYANVTNAGNIKEPDLEAIFSFEPDVIFISGRQSDYYDELNKIAPTVYVDLEASNYMEDFEKNVNNIAALFGKTAEAEAKLQEIETRISEIKEVVDASDKTGLIVLVNDGNISAYGSGSRFGIIHDVLGVKQADANIEVSTHGQSASYEYIADVNPDILFVVDRTAVVGGTASVTETLNNELVNGTNAAKNDKIISLDPEAWYLAGGGLTSVLLMVNEVGAAFQ
- a CDS encoding YdeI/OmpD-associated family protein — translated: MQKKFTAIIQQHEGINGAYIEIPFDVNEVFGAKRVKVLATFDGVPYRGSIVRMNNCYMIGIPQAIRKKIVKDFGASIVVTIEKDEEERIVEIPDEFQALLDKEPKAKETYAQLSFTGKKEYIRWITEAKKQETRINRMEKAISLLIEGKKLR
- the hisF gene encoding imidazole glycerol phosphate synthase subunit HisF translates to MFTKRIIPCLDVHNGRVVKGTNFVDLRDAGDPVEVGAAYGLAGADELVFLDITASSDARVIKLDMVRRVAETVFIPFTVGGGIRTVEDFKIILREGADKIAVNTAAILNPTLISEAALKFGSQCVVVAIDAKKREDNSGWNIYKNGGRVDIGIDAVEWAMKANELGAGEILLTSMDCDGTKDGYDLELTKIISENVSIPVIASGGAGKAEDFYEALTIGKADAALAASLFHFKELEIKEVKEYLRDKGVSVRL